GAAGGCGAGGTCCCACTCCCGGCTGACGGGGGCGGCGAAATCCCAGTCGAAGAACCCGACCAGCTCGCCGTCACGCCAAGCCGCGTTGTAGGGGGCGGCGTCGTTGTGTCCGATGATCAGGCCTGGAGCCCACTGGCCACCTTCACGCCAGACAGTTCCCTGCGGTGGGACGAAGTCGGCGACCGCCTCGTGGTAGGCGCGCAACCAGCGGGCCACCTGATCCAGAGTGTCCTCCGCATGAGTCCAGGTCGGCCACGGTTTGGCGCTGCCGACAGTCTCACCCTCCAGGAACGTGAGGATTTCGCGCCCCTCATCATCGATCCCGAGGGGACGCGGTGCACCATCGAATCCCTTGACCGCCAGATGGGCGAGAAGCGCATGAACCGCCGGCGTCCAGGGACCAACGGGCCGACGGACCGTATCGCTCACTC
This genomic window from Streptomyces sp. DG2A-72 contains:
- a CDS encoding phosphotransferase, with translation MTEETLDGGNTGGAIRVSDTVRRPVGPWTPAVHALLAHLAVKGFDGAPRPLGIDDEGREILTFLEGETVGSAKPWPTWTHAEDTLDQVARWLRAYHEAVADFVPPQGTVWREGGQWAPGLIIGHNDAAPYNAAWRDGELVGFFDWDFAAPVSREWDLAFTAFSWVPLHARHVVAAEGFTDFTARPRRLHRFLDVYGWSGSRTSFIEVVQARAQAHAEGIRRLAAGGDPLFDKLLRQGVAADLDRAIIELADLSV